The Penaeus chinensis breed Huanghai No. 1 chromosome 16, ASM1920278v2, whole genome shotgun sequence genome window below encodes:
- the LOC125033330 gene encoding uncharacterized protein LOC125033330 has protein sequence MAEKYLYCQTGKVEDVIFPGKAFLTFLLHGKPQRVLLWVKCFIYQGKTLEQTDNFIDKLSVGDTVYFDCHVYDKESRDHCQWYAAKASKDMPEEMQMKTVPRVRNQNGYISEVDPGKGVITFDFYDEEQRVIFVRSRFYYFGKRMSNKKNLRDFLSENDPLQFDAEQCEPSEDNYYCTWFATQVWKGKRPTTQGSTWTLSGPSDDLTADDSASNAGGIIRDTSEDFPSLGLPQGLTEKQGYKAFEVNTSVREGKGNVLSLFNEECGLALWMVRHNTWETVFFHRKNTYLDSIHLSNFDLQESFSEGTPLEIQAVPAVPEFPCRWIAQKAIARY, from the exons ATGGCAGAAAAGTACCTTTATTGCCAGACGGGGAAGGTAGAAGATGTTATATTCCCAGGAAAGgcttttctcactttccttcttcaTGGTAAACCCCAGAGAGTACTTTTGTGGGTTAAGTGTTTCATTTATCAG GGAAAGACACTCGAGCAAACGGATAATTTTATAGATAAATTAAGTGTGGGAGACACCGTATATTTTGACTGCCATGTGTATGATAAG GAATCACGTGACCATTGCCAGTGGTATGCAGCAAAGGCAAGTAAGGACATGCCAGaggaaatgcaaatgaaaacaGTACCTCGCGTCAGAAACCAGAATGGCTATATATCCGAAGTTGACCCAGGGAAAGGGGTTATAACCTTCGACTTTTATGATGAG GAACAACGGGTTATCTTTGTACGATCCAGATTTTATTACTTTGGCAAACGGATgtccaataaaaaaaatctcagggACTTCTTAAGTGAAAATGATCCACTACAATTTGATGCAGAGCAGTGCGAACCTTCCGAAGATAATTACTACTGCACTTGGTTTGCAACGCAAGTCTGGAAGGGCAAAAGACCTACAA CCCAGGGCAGTACCTGGACACTGTCTGGGCCAAGTGATGATCTCACTGCTGATGATAGTGCAAGTAATGCTGGTGGAATCATTAGAGACACTTCAGAGGATTTCCCTAGTCTTGGCCTTCCCCAAGGTTTGACGGAAAAACAAGGGTATAAA gCTTTTGAAGTAAATACTAGTGttagagaaggaaagggtaatGTGTTAAGCCTCTTCAACGAAGAATGTGGGCTTGCACTGTGGATGGTGCGGCACAACACCTGGGAGACTGTATTCTTTCATCGCAAGAATACGTATCTAGATAGCATACATCTAAGTAACTTTGACCTTCAGGAATCATTTTCGGAAG GGACTCCTTTAGAGATTCAGGCAGTTCCTGCTGTTCCAGAGTTTCCTTGTAGATGGATTGCACAAAAAGCCATTGCAAGGTActga
- the LOC125033432 gene encoding protein ALP1-like produces the protein MDAVEVAVTCALLLRRRRKKKPRNHWVHPIVSQRLLRGAFHTLFEDLKGHPDKFFNYFRMSQETFGHLITLTGPLIAHRDTNMRKCVPVEERLAVTLRYLATGNSFVSLHFEYRLGESTIRQIVYETCEALWKSLQNIYMPEKSGSDWLQVAKDFYANTQFPNCIGALDGKHVRIKNPDNCGSSLYNYKQFFSIVLMALVDSGCSFTAIDVGAAGKSSDSNVFKKSDFCKKLDSGELKLPNPCPLPNDNSRICMPYVIVSNEAFALTENVLRPYPNKNLTGQQRVFNYRLSRARRSVECTFGIMANTWRIFHRPLDVKPEFCDVIVKACCILHNYVKKHEGVNFEETLYECPMNDIDCVGTRCNMRGKTVRDHFASYFTSPQGAVSWQYNKI, from the exons ATGGATGCCGTGGAGGTAGCAGTAACCTGTGCACTCCTGCTCAGgaggagacgaaagaagaagcCAAGAAATCACTGGGTACACCCCATAGTCAGTCAGCGATTACTACGTGGAGCATTCCACACATTGTTTGAGGACCTAAAAGGGCACCCTGATAAATTTTTTAATTACTTTAGGATGTCACAGGAAACCTTTGGTCATCTAATCACATTAACTGGGCCCCTTATAGCACACAGGGACACCAACATGAGGAAGTGTGTGCCAGTAGAGGAAAGGCTGGCTGTAACATTAAG ATACCTAGCAACGGGGAACAGCTTCGTTTCGCTTCACTTTGAGTACCGGCTTGGTGAATCAACAATTCGTCAAATTGTCTACGAAACATGTGAAGCACTCTGGAAAAGCCTGCAGAACATCTACATGCCTGAGAAAAGTGGAAGTGACTGGCTCCAAGTCGCAAAGGATTTCTATGCTAACACACAATTCCCAAACTGCATTGGTGCTCTTGATGGGAAACACGTCCGCATCAAGAATCCAGATAATTGTGGTTCTAGTTTATATAATTACAAGCAGTTTTTCTCAATTGTACTCATGGCGTTAGTTGACAGTGGGTGTTCATTTACAGCTATTGATGTTGGAGCTGCTGGAAAATCCAGTGATTCAAATGTGTTTAAAAAATCTGATTTCTGTAAAAAATTAGATTCTGGGGAACTTAAGCTTCCAAACCCATGCCCACTACCAAATGACAACAGTAGAATTTGCATGCCATACGTTATTGTCAGTAATGAGGCATTTGCTTTGACTGAGAATGTTCTACGGCCATATCCAAACAAAAATCTGACAGGTCAACAACGTGTTTTCAACTATCGTTTGTCACGAGCAAGGCGTTCAGTTGAATGCACGTTTGGTATCATGGCAAATACATGGAGAATTTTCCATAGACCTCTGGATGTTAAACCTGAGTTTTGTGATGTCATAGTTAAGGCATGCTGCATTTTACACAACTACGTAAAAAAACATGAGGGTGTCAACTTTGAAGAAACACTGTATGAATGTCCAATGAATGACATTGATTGTGTTGGCACCAGATGTAACATGAGAGGAAAAACAGTACGAGATCACTTTGCATCATACTTTACTAGTCCCCAAGGAGCAGTTTCATGGcagtataacaaaatataa